TCTGCTGGTTGCTGTCGACGTCGAGCTTGAGGACCTTCGCCTTGCCGTCGTACTCCTGCGCGAGCTGGTCGACGACCGGCGAAATCATGCGGCACGGGCCGCACCAGGTCGCCCAGAAGTCCACCACGGTAAGGCCTTCGTGCTGCTCGACTTCACTCTGGAAGTCGGCGTCGGTCACTGCGCTCACGTTCGCCATCGCTGTACCCTCGCAGGCCCGGGACCCGGGCCTGCCATCGTCGGGGGCCTCGCGGCCCGGTGGCTTACCTTGAGAACGTCCACGGCTCGCCTCCATCGACGTCCATGTCCGCTCCGAATCCTACGACCAGTACCCCGCCCGCCCCCGCAAGTGCGGCCGAGCTCGTCCCGCGGGGCACGCGCATCGCCCACATCGGCATCGCGGTCGAAACCATTGCGGGGATCGTGCCCTTCTACCGCGACGTGCTCGGCATGCCCGAGGCGCCGCTCGACGATGCAGACGGGGCACGGATTGTCGGCCTTGCTGCGGGCGAGTCGCTCGTCGAGCTACTCGAAGCGGCCGAGGCCGGCTGCCCGATTGGCAAGTTCGTCGCCAAACGAGGGCCCGGGATTCACCACGTCTGCTTCGCGGTCGACGACCTGGACGCGACGCTCGCGCGCTGCCGTGCCGCCGGCGTCCGGCTCATCGACGAGGCGCCGCGGCTCGGCG
The Gemmatimonadetes bacterium T265 genome window above contains:
- the trxA gene encoding thioredoxin, whose protein sequence is MANVSAVTDADFQSEVEQHEGLTVVDFWATWCGPCRMISPVVDQLAQEYDGKAKVLKLDVDSNQQTAMKFNIRSIPQILFFKGGKVVDTVVGAVPKSALEAKFKQHAA
- the mceE gene encoding methylmalonyl-CoA epimerase; this encodes MSAPNPTTSTPPAPASAAELVPRGTRIAHIGIAVETIAGIVPFYRDVLGMPEAPLDDADGARIVGLAAGESLVELLEAAEAGCPIGKFVAKRGPGIHHVCFAVDDLDATLARCRAAGVRLIDEAPRLGAEGKRIAFLHPSATAGVLVELTEH